A DNA window from Litorivicinus lipolyticus contains the following coding sequences:
- a CDS encoding ABC transporter permease, protein MSGYSAVFDGLGLREWCDADKKPSLLSLRSLKGEEANWYDVKFPSLDNLHEACAKIPQTRDFTAGLEEGFLAVRPALRFVLDPLTQPLSWLLESTLYLFTSTPWWLLVPLLFALCYWAARSVQVVGLVAVCFAFFLFTDHYSYAVQTLAIIFVCTLICVLLGVPLGIMMSKSDRTQRIMTPILDMLQTLPTFVYLIPLIFLFKITEPKLYGMAIIMYAIVPVVRLTNLGIRLVDQSVIEAANAYGMTSRQKLLGVEIPLALPNIMAGVNQTIMMSLAMVVIASLVSAPGLGTLVLDGINNLRLGVGFVAGFAIVLLAIVLDRVSKTALNRVNASQAPNS, encoded by the coding sequence ATGTCCGGATACTCAGCTGTTTTCGATGGACTGGGATTGCGCGAGTGGTGCGATGCCGATAAAAAACCGTCACTGTTGTCGCTTCGTAGCCTCAAGGGCGAAGAAGCCAATTGGTATGACGTTAAGTTTCCATCGCTGGACAACCTCCACGAAGCCTGTGCCAAAATACCGCAGACGCGTGACTTTACCGCCGGCCTGGAGGAAGGCTTTTTGGCCGTCCGTCCAGCACTGCGATTTGTGTTAGACCCCTTGACTCAGCCCCTGTCATGGCTGCTCGAGTCAACTCTATACCTGTTTACGTCGACGCCCTGGTGGTTGTTGGTGCCGCTGCTGTTCGCACTGTGCTACTGGGCTGCGCGCTCGGTTCAAGTGGTCGGCTTGGTCGCGGTTTGCTTTGCGTTTTTCTTGTTTACCGACCATTACTCCTACGCCGTCCAGACCTTGGCGATTATCTTTGTGTGTACCTTGATATGCGTACTGTTGGGGGTGCCGCTGGGCATCATGATGTCCAAAAGTGACCGAACCCAACGCATCATGACGCCAATATTGGACATGCTTCAAACACTGCCGACCTTTGTGTACCTGATTCCGTTGATCTTTTTGTTCAAGATCACGGAGCCCAAGTTGTATGGCATGGCCATCATTATGTACGCCATCGTGCCGGTGGTGCGACTGACCAATCTGGGTATTCGTCTGGTTGATCAATCCGTCATCGAGGCGGCCAACGCCTATGGCATGACGTCGCGGCAAAAACTGTTGGGTGTCGAAATCCCACTGGCGCTGCCTAACATTATGGCCGGCGTTAACCAAACCATCATGATGTCATTGGCGATGGTGGTGATTGCGTCTTTGGTCTCGGCACCGGGCTTGGGCACACTGGTATTGGACGGCATTAATAACCTGCGCTTGGGCGTTGGCTTTGTGGCCGGCTTTGCCATCGTGTTGTTGGCGATCGTGTTGGATCGTGTATCGAAAACTGCATTGAATCGCGTTAACGCGTCTCAAGCGCCTAACTCTTAA
- a CDS encoding glycine betaine ABC transporter substrate-binding protein — MNNVKLKSSVLAVAMAASGAAYADCGEVSIGAMGWASGETISALAAFVMEQGYGCSVSIVPTDTVPAVTSLAENGQPDVVPEVWINSAPVYFELEAEGKIISASNTFANGGEEGWWVPKYLTDAHPELATIEGILANPELVDNRFHNCPVGWGCRVVNDNLKVVLDMEANGLEIFDHGSGANLAASIASAFEDKAPWFGYYWGPTAVLGKYEMTKVNIGDVNPEQHAINQKADADPAQLGVSGFPAAPIKTAITADFAAREPAVADFVANMALPNDLISKMLFWKQENNASADEAAAWVLTNYTDMIMGMVNDDARAKLGKLL, encoded by the coding sequence ATGAACAACGTCAAACTCAAGAGCTCAGTATTGGCCGTGGCGATGGCCGCGTCCGGCGCAGCTTACGCCGACTGTGGTGAAGTCAGCATCGGTGCCATGGGCTGGGCTTCGGGTGAAACCATTTCTGCACTGGCCGCTTTCGTCATGGAACAGGGTTACGGCTGCAGCGTCTCAATTGTCCCCACCGACACGGTACCTGCGGTGACATCATTGGCCGAAAATGGTCAGCCTGATGTTGTTCCGGAAGTCTGGATTAACTCGGCACCGGTCTACTTCGAGCTCGAAGCCGAAGGCAAAATCATTTCCGCGTCCAATACCTTCGCCAACGGCGGTGAAGAAGGTTGGTGGGTGCCCAAGTACTTGACCGATGCACACCCGGAATTGGCCACTATTGAAGGCATTTTGGCCAACCCCGAATTGGTTGATAATCGTTTCCACAACTGCCCCGTCGGTTGGGGCTGTCGTGTCGTCAACGACAACCTGAAAGTGGTGCTGGACATGGAAGCGAACGGCCTCGAAATCTTTGATCACGGTTCAGGTGCGAACCTGGCGGCGTCAATCGCGTCAGCGTTCGAAGATAAGGCGCCTTGGTTTGGTTACTACTGGGGCCCGACTGCGGTCTTGGGCAAGTATGAAATGACCAAGGTCAACATCGGTGACGTCAATCCCGAGCAGCACGCCATTAACCAGAAAGCCGATGCGGATCCTGCGCAGCTGGGCGTCTCTGGCTTCCCGGCAGCCCCGATTAAAACGGCGATCACCGCAGACTTTGCGGCCCGTGAACCGGCCGTGGCTGATTTCGTCGCCAATATGGCGTTGCCCAACGACCTGATCAGCAAAATGCTGTTTTGGAAACAGGAAAATAACGCCTCGGCTGATGAAGCCGCCGCGTGGGTGTTGACCAACTACACCGACATGATCATGGGCATGGTCAATGACGACGCACGCGCCAAGCTTGGCAAGTTGCTGTAA
- a CDS encoding aldehyde dehydrogenase family protein: MTISIGKNYIGGQWVVGGAGELAVTDPATGALIQHQALADAADVDAAVGAARALVNSRALSGLRPVERGRMVRRMGEFLLLHCDEIARLLSRESGKPLWEAVIEVEGSARYFEYYGNQAETVEGRSIPLGDDYFDFTVHEPMGISAQVIPWNYPLEMTARSLSAALATGNACIIKSPELDPLSCAYYALAAEYAGLPAGAVNVLCGHGHHAGAALVAHPGINQVVFTGSVQTGIAIGQAAAANVVPCVLELGGKSAAIVRTDADLDNLIGNIRWGIFFNAGQVCSAMSRVIAHADVYDRVVEAAAGLASQISTGPGIEREQMGLNMGALVSLGQRDRAQGMVTEAARQGARVVAGGVASEQGAFLTPTVLAGVEPSMNIAQDEVFGPVLSVIKAHDDVQALAIANGTDYGLVAGVFSRDISASMGLARDLRAGQVFINEWFAGGVETPFGGYGKSGYGREKGREALWNYVQTKNIAVRI; encoded by the coding sequence TTGACTATTAGTATTGGAAAAAATTATATCGGCGGCCAATGGGTTGTCGGCGGCGCCGGCGAATTGGCGGTCACGGATCCGGCCACCGGCGCACTGATCCAACATCAGGCTCTGGCTGACGCGGCTGACGTCGACGCTGCGGTCGGCGCCGCGCGTGCGCTGGTCAATTCGCGCGCACTAAGCGGCCTGCGTCCGGTCGAGCGTGGGCGCATGGTGCGTCGGATGGGCGAGTTTTTACTACTCCATTGCGACGAGATTGCCCGGCTGTTGTCGCGCGAATCCGGCAAGCCGCTGTGGGAAGCCGTGATTGAAGTCGAGGGCAGCGCGCGCTATTTCGAGTACTACGGCAACCAGGCCGAAACCGTCGAGGGCCGGTCGATCCCACTGGGTGATGACTACTTTGACTTTACTGTGCACGAACCGATGGGCATTTCAGCCCAGGTCATCCCGTGGAATTACCCGCTGGAAATGACCGCGCGCTCGTTGTCGGCGGCGCTGGCCACGGGCAATGCCTGCATCATCAAGAGCCCGGAACTGGATCCGCTGAGTTGTGCGTATTACGCGTTGGCCGCCGAATACGCCGGATTGCCCGCGGGTGCGGTGAATGTGCTGTGCGGTCACGGCCACCACGCGGGTGCTGCGCTGGTCGCTCACCCGGGTATTAACCAGGTGGTGTTCACCGGTTCCGTCCAGACCGGCATCGCGATTGGCCAGGCCGCGGCCGCCAACGTGGTGCCCTGTGTGTTGGAGCTGGGCGGCAAAAGCGCAGCCATCGTGCGCACCGACGCCGACCTGGATAACCTGATTGGCAACATTCGCTGGGGCATATTTTTCAACGCCGGTCAGGTCTGCTCGGCCATGAGTCGTGTGATTGCTCACGCCGATGTGTATGACCGGGTGGTCGAGGCGGCGGCTGGTTTAGCCAGCCAGATCAGCACCGGCCCAGGCATTGAACGCGAGCAAATGGGCCTGAACATGGGTGCGCTGGTCAGCCTGGGTCAACGTGACCGGGCCCAGGGTATGGTCACCGAAGCGGCACGCCAGGGCGCGCGCGTGGTAGCCGGTGGCGTCGCCAGCGAGCAGGGCGCGTTTTTAACGCCGACTGTACTGGCAGGCGTCGAGCCCAGCATGAATATCGCCCAGGACGAAGTATTCGGTCCGGTGTTGTCCGTCATTAAGGCGCATGATGACGTGCAAGCACTGGCGATCGCTAATGGCACCGACTACGGCTTGGTCGCCGGCGTATTTAGCCGCGATATCAGTGCCAGCATGGGGCTGGCACGTGACCTTCGGGCGGGTCAAGTCTTTATCAATGAATGGTTCGCCGGCGGCGTCGAGACGCCCTTTGGCGGCTACGGCAAGAGTGGCTATGGCCGTGAAAAAGGGCGCGAGGCGTTGTGGAATTACGTCCAAACCAAGAATATTGCGGTGCGGATTTAG
- a CDS encoding hybrid-cluster NAD(P)-dependent oxidoreductase, whose translation MNSPAATSINQDAFTPVNTQTWVNGRHQMRCVKVIEETWDVKTFCFMAEQPLMFFFKPGQFVTLELEIDGEQVMRSYTISSSPSVPYSFSLTIKRLPGGLVSNWMHDNMKSGDELVVHGPVGRFNVIDYPSEKVMLLSGGVGVTPLMSMARWLFDTNADVDIVFAHSCRTPRDVIYKRELQHMDSRIENFHLHLISEQVGVGQSWYGYRGFLDATRLELMADDFMEREIFCCGPNAYMAAVRDILVAAGFDMSRYHEESFGETPAAVEEQAIEQAELAVEDAEAVDTAEMRAVEFSSAGKSVRVAPEETIHAAASKLGIHIPKACGMGICGTCRVQVISGDAVMEHNGGITDDEIAEGYVLSCCSVPASDLVVDY comes from the coding sequence ATGAACTCACCTGCCGCAACCTCAATAAATCAAGACGCGTTTACGCCAGTCAATACCCAGACCTGGGTCAACGGCCGCCACCAAATGCGCTGCGTCAAAGTGATCGAAGAAACCTGGGACGTAAAGACCTTTTGCTTCATGGCCGAACAGCCGCTGATGTTCTTTTTTAAGCCCGGACAGTTTGTCACCCTGGAGCTTGAAATCGACGGCGAGCAAGTCATGCGGTCCTACACGATTTCCAGTTCGCCCTCGGTGCCCTACAGCTTTTCGCTGACCATTAAGCGTCTGCCCGGCGGTCTGGTGTCGAATTGGATGCACGACAACATGAAGTCCGGCGATGAGTTGGTCGTGCACGGGCCGGTCGGTCGTTTCAATGTCATCGATTACCCGTCTGAAAAGGTCATGTTGCTGTCCGGTGGGGTCGGCGTGACACCGCTGATGTCGATGGCGCGCTGGTTGTTCGACACCAATGCGGATGTCGACATCGTGTTTGCGCACAGCTGCCGGACACCCCGCGATGTGATCTACAAGCGCGAGTTGCAACACATGGATTCGCGCATCGAAAACTTTCACTTGCACCTGATTTCTGAACAGGTCGGCGTCGGCCAGAGCTGGTATGGCTACCGCGGCTTTTTGGATGCCACGCGGCTTGAGCTGATGGCCGACGATTTCATGGAGCGCGAGATCTTTTGCTGCGGCCCCAATGCCTACATGGCTGCGGTGCGCGACATTTTGGTGGCGGCGGGCTTTGACATGTCGCGCTACCACGAAGAATCGTTCGGCGAAACACCGGCCGCGGTCGAAGAGCAGGCCATCGAGCAGGCCGAACTGGCGGTCGAGGACGCCGAGGCCGTCGACACCGCCGAGATGAGGGCGGTCGAGTTTTCCAGCGCTGGCAAAAGCGTTCGGGTCGCGCCGGAGGAAACCATTCACGCGGCGGCCTCCAAGCTTGGCATCCATATTCCCAAGGCGTGCGGCATGGGTATCTGCGGTACCTGCCGCGTTCAGGTCATCAGTGGCGATGCGGTGATGGAGCACAACGGCGGCATTACTGATGACGAAATCGCAGAGGGCTACGTGTTGTCCTGCTGCAGCGTTCCCGCTTCAGATTTGGTGGTTGACTATTAG
- a CDS encoding GlxA family transcriptional regulator, translating into MSETRRSFSKSLQSANRRYLGDGAPSRSLRVGFVLLENFSMMTFTAAVDSLVTANLVGHQRAFTHSTFSVGETRVRSDLGIDLQAQGTVNRIEVDRDGRGLDVLIVVGGYRAPLVHTPVLLDKLRTADQNGVILGGLWNGSLALVQAGVMDNRQCALHPDNHALLREKYPNVRLADQTFALDDHRLTSAGPASTLEVMLSFIEHERGRDLARAIREILAADQLSVTDSPASSMLQDDPSLPEALRSLIQLMRSNIEEPLSSEELASCVNLSRRQVERLFQTHLAASPSRYYFELRLTQAHRLLVQTSDSITRVSLACGFVSSSHFSNCFKDFFGESPSVARQRHRASK; encoded by the coding sequence ATGTCCGAAACGCGGCGCTCATTTTCGAAATCACTGCAAAGCGCCAACCGCCGCTATTTGGGCGATGGCGCCCCTAGCCGCAGCCTGCGCGTGGGCTTCGTTCTGCTCGAAAACTTTTCAATGATGACCTTTACCGCTGCCGTCGACAGTCTGGTCACGGCCAACCTGGTCGGGCACCAGCGGGCATTCACCCATTCAACATTTTCAGTCGGCGAAACCCGCGTTCGCAGTGACCTGGGCATTGACCTTCAGGCCCAGGGTACGGTTAACCGAATCGAGGTCGATCGCGACGGCCGCGGGCTGGATGTTTTGATTGTCGTGGGTGGCTATCGAGCGCCCCTAGTGCACACGCCCGTATTGCTCGACAAATTGCGCACCGCGGATCAAAACGGGGTCATTTTGGGTGGGCTATGGAACGGATCTTTGGCCTTGGTACAGGCCGGCGTTATGGACAATCGCCAGTGCGCATTGCACCCGGATAACCATGCGCTGTTGCGCGAGAAATACCCGAACGTGCGACTGGCGGATCAAACCTTTGCGCTGGATGATCATCGACTGACCAGTGCCGGGCCGGCCAGCACGCTGGAGGTGATGTTAAGCTTCATCGAACACGAACGTGGCCGTGACCTGGCCCGGGCGATTCGTGAAATATTGGCCGCGGACCAATTATCGGTGACCGACTCGCCGGCGTCCTCAATGCTCCAAGATGACCCCAGTTTACCCGAGGCGCTGCGCAGCCTGATTCAGCTGATGCGATCGAACATCGAGGAGCCGCTGTCGAGTGAAGAGTTGGCGTCGTGTGTAAACCTGTCCCGGCGTCAGGTCGAGCGGTTATTTCAAACGCATTTGGCGGCGTCGCCGTCGCGCTATTACTTTGAACTGCGCCTAACCCAAGCGCACCGGTTGCTGGTCCAAACCTCGGACTCGATCACCCGTGTCTCGCTGGCCTGCGGTTTTGTCAGCAGCTCACACTTCAGCAACTGCTTTAAAGACTTCTTTGGCGAGTCGCCATCGGTGGCCCGACAGCGACACCGCGCGTCGAAATAA
- a CDS encoding DUF5943 domain-containing protein, protein MGHHAPDMPIQVDDDTGVWTTDALPMLYVPRHFFINNHVAVEEALGADVYAEALYKAGYKSAYFWCQKEAAEHGLAGDAVFLHYMKRLSQRGWGIFTTQSLDVAAGTCRVRLDHSSFYLQLGKVDRKVEYMFTGWFAGAMDQVAEAQGVAVRTQAHQVQSQAETGCEFGLFETTPI, encoded by the coding sequence ATGGGCCATCACGCACCTGACATGCCGATTCAAGTTGATGACGACACTGGCGTTTGGACCACCGATGCGTTGCCGATGTTGTATGTCCCGCGGCACTTTTTTATTAATAACCACGTGGCCGTCGAGGAGGCCCTGGGCGCCGATGTCTACGCCGAGGCTCTGTACAAAGCCGGCTACAAATCGGCCTATTTTTGGTGCCAAAAAGAAGCGGCCGAACACGGTTTGGCGGGGGACGCTGTGTTTTTGCACTACATGAAGCGCCTGTCCCAGCGCGGTTGGGGTATTTTCACCACCCAATCACTGGATGTCGCTGCCGGCACCTGCCGTGTGCGGCTGGATCACAGCTCGTTTTACCTGCAGCTAGGCAAGGTCGATCGCAAGGTCGAGTACATGTTTACCGGTTGGTTCGCCGGTGCCATGGATCAAGTCGCCGAAGCCCAGGGAGTGGCGGTTCGAACTCAGGCCCACCAAGTTCAAAGCCAGGCCGAAACCGGGTGTGAGTTTGGGCTGTTTGAAACCACGCCGATCTAG
- a CDS encoding dipeptidase: protein MSTVHDDAIVIDGLVIAKWDRELFEDMRKGGLTAASCTVSVWEGFQDTVNNIGAMNRLIDDNSDLVLKVRSTADIAAAKANGKTGVMMSFQNAHAFEDQLSYVQAFKDLGVGIVQMCYNTQNLVGTGCYERDGGLSGFGHEVVAEMNRVGVLCDLSHVGPKTSEEVILSSKKPVTYSHCLPNGLKEHPRNKGDDELKFIADHGGFVGVTMFTPFMKNGINSTIQDYVEAIEYILNIVGEDAIGIGTDFTQGHGHDFFEWLTHDKGYARRLTQFGKIVNPRGIQTLGEFPNLTQALLDHGFSEPLTRKIMGENWVRVLKDVWLEN from the coding sequence ATGAGCACTGTGCATGACGACGCGATCGTTATTGATGGCTTGGTGATTGCCAAGTGGGACCGTGAACTGTTTGAAGACATGCGCAAGGGGGGCTTGACCGCCGCCAGTTGCACGGTGTCGGTGTGGGAAGGTTTCCAAGACACGGTCAATAACATTGGCGCGATGAACCGGCTGATTGACGACAACAGCGACTTGGTGTTGAAAGTCCGCAGCACCGCGGATATCGCCGCGGCCAAGGCCAATGGCAAGACCGGCGTGATGATGAGCTTTCAAAACGCGCACGCCTTTGAGGACCAATTGAGCTACGTTCAGGCCTTTAAGGACCTGGGCGTGGGCATTGTTCAGATGTGCTACAACACCCAGAACTTGGTTGGCACCGGGTGCTACGAGCGCGATGGCGGATTGTCGGGTTTCGGTCACGAAGTGGTCGCTGAAATGAACCGTGTCGGTGTGTTGTGTGACTTGTCGCATGTCGGTCCCAAGACCAGCGAGGAAGTCATTTTATCGTCCAAAAAGCCCGTGACTTACAGCCATTGCCTGCCCAATGGTTTGAAAGAGCACCCGCGCAACAAGGGTGACGATGAGCTGAAATTTATTGCTGATCACGGCGGTTTTGTTGGCGTCACCATGTTTACGCCCTTTATGAAAAACGGCATCAACTCGACCATCCAAGACTACGTCGAGGCGATTGAGTACATCCTCAACATTGTCGGCGAAGACGCGATTGGCATCGGCACCGACTTCACCCAAGGTCACGGCCATGACTTTTTTGAGTGGCTGACGCACGACAAGGGCTACGCCCGGCGTTTGACCCAGTTTGGCAAGATCGTCAATCCGCGCGGCATTCAAACCTTGGGCGAGTTTCCGAATCTGACCCAGGCGCTGCTGGATCACGGATTTAGCGAGCCTTTGACCCGCAAAATCATGGGCGAGAACTGGGTTCGCGTGCTTAAAGACGTTTGGTTGGAGAACTAA
- a CDS encoding aromatic ring-hydroxylating oxygenase subunit alpha: MNAPSNNLIPLLDLDGVDRPIHQATGMPNAIYTDPAMLAVEREKVFDPTWACIGFASDVEVKGAVKPIDFMGMPLLLVRDKDEHINVFHNVCSHRGVQLVDQPKVITGMLCCPYHSWTYDLKGALKVTPHIGGMNQHTHDDFDCAKHGLKSVRSHVWMGLVFVNLSGDAPSFESRLQPLMARWDEFFPSRNYDAFVPDLAHGDLTLNIQCNWKLAVENYCEAYHLPWVHPDLNTYSKLEDHYNIEDQDFSGQGSHAYRLSEHEGFVLPRIAEWPAARIENAEYISLFPNVLLGLQADHAFAMVLMPRGQEQVEERLRLFYVDESALSDELLPARTAVLEAWRVVFSEDVGVVEAMQKGRHSAGFTGGAFSPVMDGPTHIFHKWLARQYQNN, encoded by the coding sequence ATGAACGCACCCTCAAATAACCTGATTCCGTTGCTGGACCTGGACGGCGTTGACCGGCCGATCCATCAAGCCACCGGGATGCCGAATGCGATTTACACGGACCCGGCGATGCTGGCGGTTGAGCGCGAAAAGGTTTTTGATCCGACCTGGGCCTGCATCGGCTTTGCCTCGGACGTCGAGGTTAAAGGGGCGGTTAAACCGATCGATTTTATGGGCATGCCGCTACTGCTGGTGCGTGACAAAGACGAACACATCAACGTGTTTCATAACGTCTGTTCGCACCGCGGCGTGCAACTGGTGGACCAACCCAAGGTCATCACCGGCATGCTGTGCTGCCCTTACCATTCCTGGACCTACGATTTGAAAGGTGCGCTCAAAGTGACGCCGCATATCGGTGGCATGAACCAGCACACCCACGACGATTTTGACTGCGCCAAACACGGGCTCAAGTCGGTTCGTAGTCACGTCTGGATGGGCCTGGTGTTCGTCAATTTGTCCGGTGACGCACCGTCATTCGAGTCGCGTTTGCAGCCATTGATGGCGCGCTGGGATGAATTTTTTCCGTCGCGCAACTATGACGCCTTTGTGCCAGATTTAGCCCATGGCGATTTGACCCTGAACATCCAGTGCAACTGGAAGTTGGCGGTCGAAAACTACTGCGAAGCTTACCACCTGCCTTGGGTTCACCCCGACCTGAATACCTATTCAAAGCTGGAAGACCATTACAACATCGAAGACCAGGACTTTTCCGGTCAGGGCAGTCACGCTTACCGACTGAGCGAACATGAAGGTTTCGTGTTGCCGCGAATTGCCGAGTGGCCAGCGGCGCGCATTGAAAACGCCGAGTACATCAGCCTGTTCCCCAATGTGTTGCTCGGGCTGCAGGCGGATCACGCCTTTGCCATGGTGCTGATGCCGCGCGGTCAGGAACAGGTCGAAGAGCGGCTGCGTCTATTTTACGTCGACGAATCGGCTCTGAGCGACGAGCTGCTGCCGGCCCGCACCGCCGTTTTAGAGGCCTGGCGGGTGGTTTTTTCAGAGGATGTCGGGGTGGTAGAGGCGATGCAAAAAGGTCGTCATTCAGCCGGCTTCACCGGGGGTGCTTTTTCCCCGGTCATGGATGGCCCGACCCATATTTTTCATAAATGGCTGGCTCGCCAGTATCAAAATAACTAA
- a CDS encoding L-serine ammonia-lyase: MHIGVFDLFKVGVGPSSSHTMGPMAACSRFLDELAGAIDRVVRVEVVLYGSLSATGRGHATDQACLAGLSGLKVDQVTPELLSAAVMAARNGELSLGGHHRIDFCADTDLVFSAEFLEAHPNGMTITALDAAGAAVHQGTYFSIGGGFVKTADEFDQAEVSTTDAPYEFNSAATLLSLCQRHGFSISKLMLENEKAERTSSEITAGINTLWHAMRECIHAGMDNQGVLPGGLNVKRRAPSLYRQLKSGQRSNMISLSFNGMDWVNVYALAVNEENAAGGRMVTAPTNGAAGIVPAVLMWVAEQGDGLSDNDIRDFFLAAAAIGSLCKKNASISGAEVGCQGEVGSACAMAAAGLCEILGGTPEQVENAAEIGLEHNLGLTCDPIGGLVQVPCIERNAIAAVKAINAAQMALSGDGKHHVSLDKVIRTMRDTGKDMQAKYKETSTGGLAVNAVEC, from the coding sequence ATGCACATCGGTGTGTTTGACCTATTCAAAGTGGGGGTCGGCCCGTCCAGCTCTCATACCATGGGGCCGATGGCCGCCTGTTCGCGCTTTTTAGACGAGCTGGCAGGGGCGATTGATCGTGTCGTCCGGGTCGAGGTGGTGCTGTACGGATCCTTGAGTGCCACCGGGCGTGGCCACGCCACCGACCAAGCCTGCCTGGCCGGTCTCAGTGGGCTCAAAGTCGATCAGGTCACGCCTGAATTGTTAAGCGCGGCGGTGATGGCGGCGCGCAACGGCGAGTTGTCGCTGGGTGGTCACCATCGGATCGATTTTTGCGCGGACACGGACCTGGTGTTCAGCGCCGAGTTTTTGGAGGCGCACCCCAATGGCATGACCATTACCGCGTTGGATGCCGCAGGCGCGGCGGTGCACCAGGGCACCTATTTTTCGATTGGCGGGGGCTTTGTTAAAACCGCGGACGAGTTTGACCAGGCCGAGGTCAGCACCACCGACGCACCCTACGAGTTTAACTCGGCGGCGACGCTGTTGAGCCTGTGTCAGCGACACGGTTTCAGCATTTCTAAGTTGATGTTGGAAAACGAAAAAGCCGAGCGCACCTCCAGTGAAATTACCGCGGGGATCAACACCCTGTGGCACGCCATGCGCGAGTGCATTCATGCCGGCATGGACAACCAAGGGGTCTTGCCCGGCGGCTTGAACGTCAAACGGCGGGCGCCGTCGCTGTACCGCCAGCTCAAAAGTGGCCAGCGCTCGAACATGATTTCGTTGTCATTCAACGGCATGGACTGGGTCAATGTATATGCGCTGGCGGTCAACGAAGAAAACGCGGCCGGCGGACGTATGGTGACCGCGCCGACCAATGGCGCGGCCGGTATCGTGCCGGCGGTGTTGATGTGGGTCGCCGAGCAGGGCGACGGCCTGTCGGACAACGACATTCGTGACTTTTTTCTAGCGGCGGCCGCCATCGGTTCGCTGTGCAAAAAGAACGCGTCGATTTCGGGTGCCGAGGTCGGTTGCCAGGGCGAGGTCGGTTCGGCCTGCGCGATGGCGGCGGCGGGGCTGTGCGAAATCCTCGGTGGAACGCCAGAACAGGTCGAAAATGCGGCAGAAATAGGCTTGGAGCACAACCTGGGGTTGACCTGTGATCCCATCGGGGGCTTAGTGCAGGTGCCCTGTATCGAGCGCAATGCGATTGCCGCGGTTAAGGCCATTAACGCGGCCCAAATGGCCTTGTCAGGCGACGGCAAGCACCACGTCTCACTGGACAAAGTGATACGTACCATGCGCGACACGGGTAAAGACATGCAGGCTAAATACAAAGAAACATCGACCGGCGGTTTGGCCGTCAATGCGGTCGAGTGCTAA
- the purU gene encoding formyltetrahydrofolate deformylase: MPNNKSWVFAAQCDSILGTVDVCTHFMAQNCLYIDEIQSFDDKTDVGFFIRIAFRPEGDDFDAATFGALFQPQADRFNMTWSLTAPDHRERVAIMVSKYDHCLNDLLYRYRTGNMLDIEIPLIISNHPDLQGLAEWHDIPYYHLPISKDTKPAQEAKIRELLEQYDIDLVVLARYMQVMSPAMCEYLDGWAINIHHSLLPGFKGAKPYHQAWAKGAKMVGATAHYINNDLDEGPIITQGIQDVDHTFYPEDLVRVGQDVERVVLAKAVRLHVSKRVFLSGGRTVVLKG; this comes from the coding sequence ATGCCTAATAATAAAAGCTGGGTCTTTGCGGCCCAATGCGACAGCATCCTCGGCACGGTCGATGTGTGCACCCATTTCATGGCGCAAAACTGCCTGTATATTGATGAAATTCAGTCGTTTGACGATAAAACGGATGTCGGCTTTTTCATCCGTATTGCGTTTCGCCCGGAAGGCGACGACTTTGACGCGGCGACCTTTGGTGCGCTGTTCCAGCCCCAAGCTGATCGCTTTAATATGACGTGGAGCCTGACCGCGCCGGATCACCGTGAGCGGGTCGCGATCATGGTTTCCAAATACGATCACTGTCTGAACGATCTGTTGTACCGCTACCGCACCGGCAACATGCTGGACATTGAAATCCCGCTGATTATTTCCAATCACCCAGATTTGCAAGGCCTGGCCGAGTGGCACGATATCCCTTACTACCACTTGCCGATCAGCAAAGACACCAAGCCGGCCCAGGAAGCGAAAATCCGTGAGCTGCTGGAACAGTACGACATTGATTTGGTGGTGTTGGCGCGTTACATGCAGGTGATGTCGCCGGCGATGTGCGAATACCTGGATGGGTGGGCGATCAACATCCACCACTCGCTGTTACCCGGATTCAAGGGCGCCAAGCCCTATCACCAGGCCTGGGCGAAGGGCGCCAAAATGGTTGGCGCGACGGCTCACTACATTAACAACGACTTGGACGAGGGCCCGATTATCACCCAGGGCATCCAAGACGTTGACCACACCTTTTACCCCGAAGACCTGGTTCGCGTGGGCCAGGACGTCGAGCGCGTGGTGTTGGCCAAGGCGGTCCGTTTGCACGTGTCCAAACGGGTGTTCCTGTCCGGTGGTCGCACCGTTGTGTTGAAGGGCTGA